TTCATCCCGTTTCGCAGCCGGAACGTCACCGTCGGCGCCAGCGGCGCCAGCGGCAAGCACACCCAGGATCGAGATCCCGGCGGAGTCCCGGCCGCGGACCTCGAGTTTGTCGAGGCTGTCCAGCATGCGCTCGACCGACCAGGCCAGGAATCTCTGACCCGGCTTGGGGCCCTGTTCCAGCAGCCAGCTCGGCATCAGCCGGCGCACGGCGCCGAGCTGCCCCAGGATCTCCCGCTCGATCTGCCAGCCATAGTCGTCGAGCTTCTCCTTCAGCTGGTGCAACTCCTCGCCGCCGTGCCCGGCCTCGGCCTCTGTTCGCGCCCGATCGCGCAACTCGCGCAGCTGCCGGGCGAGACCCTCGACCAGGGCCAGGGCCTCGGCGTCCTGCCCGAGCCGGTCGTGCACCTGAAACGCCATCAGGCGGTCGAAGCTCGTCTCGAGGACCTCGAGCGCGCTCTCGACCCGCGACCACTCGGGCGCTAGCGGGTCGAGAGCGAGGACATCCCGAGCGACGCTCTCGAGCCATTCGAACTCCCCTGGGCTCTGCCAGGAGGCATCACTGACGAAGCCGGCTATTCCACACATAGGTGCCTAGATCGGTCTTCTTTCTATTCCTCGACACGCCGCGTCCCAACGCGGCCTCCCCGGGGCATATAGCCCTGTGCGCATGCGTTCACTGACGGCTGGCTGACTCCGCTCCCCGAGACTACCGACTCATCTTACGGGACTTTGAGACAGATGAAAGAAAGTCAATTCCAACAGCTGCCGAGCCATCGTATCGGTCAACCTCCGACGTCACTCTCCGACGGGCTTAGTCTGGCACTGTCGTCACTGACCGCCAAACGAGCTCAGTCGGCGTTGGCCTCGCTCACTCCGCCACGACCACGCCCGGTTGCGGGGCCGCAAGCAGCCCGCCAGCGGACCCACTCGGTGCAGGGCTCGAGGCCGGAGACACTCCGCTCCGCCGACGCCGGCCTCGACGAGTTCATCAGGGCACTCGCCAGCGGTACCCGCCGCCAGATTCTCCGGCTCCTCCAACGCCGAGAATCCTGTGTCAGAGAGATCGTTGAGCTCTTCGAGTTGTCTCAGCCAACCATCTCTCGCCACCTCAACGTCCTCAAGAGAGCCAAACTGGTGACCAGTCACCGACAGGGTCGACGGGTGGTCTATGAGCTTTCCGGCGAGGCCATGGCGCAGGCGGCTGAGAGCTTTCTTCGCAGGTTCTGCCCAAACTGCGATTGACCGCCGGCTCGGAGGAGCGAGTCGCTCTGATCAGCATCCTTCCACTGCGGCCTGCTGCAAAGAAACGGCCGTGAAGATGAATCCTCCACAAGCGATATAGCGTCCAACCAGATTTCGCCGACCCAGCAAGGGTGGCGCTGCGCAAGATACGATCTCCGCCTCGAAGCTCTTACCGTCAGACTTCAGAGCAATCTCAACGTCGTGAAAATCCAGTGCAGTCAGCGTGACCGGGTAGTAGCACTTGTAGAAGCTCTCTTTGGCGCTGAAGACGAGCTTGCTCCAATTCGGGCCGTCCCCGACCGCCACCCGGTTCTCGGTTCGCTCCCGATCGGTCAGGACCAGGGGAATGAGATCCTGCTCGACGGGACGACTTGGCTCCGCGTCGAAGCCCACTGCGGCGACATCCGATGCCCGAGCTACCGCCGCTCCGCAAAAGCCCTCGCAGTGCGTAATGCTCCCGGTGAAGCCCGGCGGCCAAACTGGACAGCGGTCAGCTGCCATGGGTAACGGAACTTCATCGGCATCTACACCTAGGCTGGCAAGGGCTCGCCGGGCGCTGGCGCGGCCGGCCCCGAACTCGCGGCGACGCTTGGCAACGGCTCCAGCGACGGTTTCTTCCTCTTGCGGAAGGAGGCGCGCGTCCCATTCCGTAGCGCGCGCAACGGCCACCGCGACCTCGCGTGGGAAGATGCTTTGGATCTGAGTCTCGAAGACCGTCGCGAGGTCTGGCGTCGAAGAGGGCATTCCTGCGGGGTCAGGCGAGATCGACCTGATGTCTCAGAACTCCGGCTTCGTCAAAGCAAACAAAGAGTACAAGAACTCTTGACGAGATTCCAATCTGACAGGCAGCCGAGCGGTCTTCCCGGCTCGCGCCCCATCACCGGCGCAAGGGACCGGCGCCGAAGTTGGCAGTCGGGGAAGTATTCAGCTTGCTCTATCTCTCGATGAACAATCGGCTTCGATGTTAGAATCGCTAGTCGTTCCTTAGCCAGGGGAGGCCTTTTGCTTAGCCAGGTCATCGAAGACAGCTACCCCCTCTCACCCATGCAGCAGGGGATGGTTTATCACCACCTATCCGCTCCCGGGGCCGGAGTGGACTGCGAGCAGATCGTCTGCACGCTGCGCGAGCCGCTGGAGCTGGATCTGTTCCAGCAAGCCTGGAACGCGGTAGCCAACCGCCACCCGGCCATCCGGACCCGCTTTCGCTGGGAGAGTCTCGACGAGCCGGTTCAGGAAGTGGTTGCCGAAGTCGAGCTGCCCTGGGAGATCAAGGATCTCCGTGGGCTACCGGAGCCGGCCCAGGCGGAAGCGCTCGCCTCGTTTCTCCGCGCCGATCGTCGCCGAAGATTCGAACTGGATCGAGCACCCCTGATGAGGTTCGGCGTCATGCAGATGGCGGACGACCACTATGAGGTCATCTGGAGCTTCCACCATATCCTCTTCGACGGCCGCTCCTTTCCCGTCCTTCTGAAAGAAGTCTTCGTGCTCTACGAAGCGCTGGGCCGAGGCGAGAACCTCGTTCTCGAGTCGGCCCGCCCGTACGGCGAACACGTGCGCTGGCTAGAGACTCTGGATCATTCACGGGCGGAGTCGTTCTGGCGCAAACGGCTCGTAGGCATTGGCTCCGCGACTCCGCTGCCGGGGGCGGAGCGATCCATGCCGGCAGCGCATGAGCCGATAGGACCGGGTGAGGCAAAGCGGACACTGACAAAACAGGCTACGGACGATCTGCGCTCGCTGGCCGAGAACCGATCCGTGACCGTCAACACACTCCTGCAAGCGGCCTGGGCCCTTCTTCTCAGCCGCTACTCCAATCAGAAGGAAGTCGTCTTCGGCGCCGTTCGCGCCTGCCGGCACGGCGGCATAGAGGACGCCAAATCGGTGGTTGGAGTGTTTATGAACGCATTGCCGGTTCGAGCCACCATTGAGCCGCGACAGTCGCTCGGAGAATGGCTCGAGGAGGTCCGACGCCAGGAGCTGGAGGTGCGCGA
This portion of the bacterium genome encodes:
- a CDS encoding winged helix-turn-helix transcriptional regulator; protein product: MKESQFQQLPSHRIGQPPTSLSDGLSLALSSLTAKRAQSALASLTPPRPRPVAGPQAARQRTHSVQGSRPETLRSADAGLDEFIRALASGTRRQILRLLQRRESCVREIVELFELSQPTISRHLNVLKRAKLVTSHRQGRRVVYELSGEAMAQAAESFLRRFCPNCD
- a CDS encoding 4'-phosphopantetheinyl transferase superfamily protein, which translates into the protein MPSSTPDLATVFETQIQSIFPREVAVAVARATEWDARLLPQEEETVAGAVAKRRREFGAGRASARRALASLGVDADEVPLPMAADRCPVWPPGFTGSITHCEGFCGAAVARASDVAAVGFDAEPSRPVEQDLIPLVLTDRERTENRVAVGDGPNWSKLVFSAKESFYKCYYPVTLTALDFHDVEIALKSDGKSFEAEIVSCAAPPLLGRRNLVGRYIACGGFIFTAVSLQQAAVEGC